The genomic DNA AAATCACCATTCTGTTGTGTGCTAAGAAAAGTGGAGACTCGAAAATTCGGCGCATTTCCAGCTTGTTTTGtgatgccgcgcgcggggGCCGGCCGGCAGgacagcgcgtcgccgcacaGCAGTAcggcgtcgctgccgcccaAACGCGCGCCCTccctgcggcgctcgcagcTAGAGTCACGGCTGCTGGCAGGCAGCCAGGGCGATGTCGAGATGCTCTTGAATCCACCGCCCCGGCCTGTAcacggtacgtcgcctgACTCACGCAGACAACCCCTTTCTCCCGGGCGATACCGTGCTATGGCTGGATGGGCGTTTGCCCGAGTCCGGCACACACACCCGCCCGATCGAGGACCACGTCCAGGCGATCCTCACCTACCTGTCTGACCCCGAAAAAGCACGCGTTTGCGCTGCGATGCAAGAGGTCGAGACGCCCGACTACTGTGCGGCCGATGCGCCCACGAGCCTCGGCAAGACACGCGGTGCATCCTTAcagccgcagcgcgacacATCCGACGCGGCGTACCTCGCGCGGCACTTGCGGCATGAGCGCAACGAAAAGAAGCTGCGGCGTCAGGAGAAGGACGCActcgtgcgcgaccgcaagcgcctcaTTGCACAGATCGCAAGCATGGAACAagtcgacgtcgcgctgctcgtccctgcgctggcggcgcgcgaggccgagcggggcgccgcgcctcgcgacgaagacgagctgcttgcgcacctTGGAAACTTGCGTACGGAACTCGTGAGCGACGccaaggcgacgctcgcacGCTACGACAAACTCCtgcccgacgaggcgcagcgcggtgcACCGAGCGAAAtccgcgcctcgccggcgcccaaaacacgcgcctcgcctacgccgctcgtcgccgatcCCCCCGTGCCCCGGGTGGTGAAGGAGCGGACGTGTGCACTTGGCGCGCACACCAGCACGCCGTACACGacgccgccccgccgcgtggggccgacgctcgccgagctcgcccaTACGCCGCGCGATGCTTCCCCGACACCGCCCGGCTCCGTATACCCCCCGCATCCGCCCAAGCGGCGCAATTCCTCGCGTAGAAAGGCCACCAGTGCGtttggcgagcgcgtgcccgactatgcggcgcaccgcgagccCTTCGACACGGCCATGGCGCACTTTCTCCACGGTGCGGAAACCCCTCCATAATTCCCCAATCGATCTCTGCCATGAGCGACCAAAggaccgcgccgacggcgggcgtgccgagcggctcgcTGGCGCTGTCGTTGGGCCTTGTCGATAGTTTCAAGCCTGCCAAGGTGTTTCATGAGTTTGTACAGCCTGACTGCCAAGTGACGAGCGTCGACTACGACGATCGTGGCGAGATGTGCGTCACGGCGTCGAACGACGAGACGATCCAGCTGTACAATTGCCGTGCGGGACGGTATGTGGGCACGCTGACGCAGGCATACCAAGACGCTCTATAGCAAAAAATACGGCGTGTACCTCGCGCGCTTTACGCACCGCGCATCGGCGATTATTTACGCGTCGACCAAGGAAGATGGTACGTGCGAAGGCTCACCCAGACACCATTCGATACCATTCGCTGCACGACAACAAGTACCTGCAGTACTTTCGTGGACACAAGCGGCGGTATGTATTTGTGCTAACAGTAGCGTTGTGTCGCTCGAAATgtcgccggtcgacgaTACCTTTTTGTCCGGCGCAGTGGACGACGCCGTGCGGCTGTGGGACTTGCGCAGCCCGGCCGCGCAAGGCCATCTGCGTGTGCAGGGCCACCCGGTCGTGGCGTACGACCCCACCGGCGCGGTGTTTGCCGTGGCACTGAACGAGCGCAATGTCGTGCTCCTgtacgacgtgcgcaagtTCGACCACAGCCCATTCCTTACCATCACGATCGACGACACGGCCGCCCTCTCGCAGGTGTcgatgccgccgcgcgtgccggtgaTTACCCATCTCTCCTTCAACCAGTCGGGACAATTTATTTTGGCCGGCAcggcgggcgacgtgcacTACGTCGTCGACTCCTTCTCAGGCAAGGTCCTAtggcgcctcgtcggccatcTCGGGCTCGAGCAGGCTTCGGGCGGCGGAGTGGGCATGGTGCCGCAGGCGGGCATTAGCGGCCAGGAGGTGTGCTGGACACCCGACGGCAAGATGGTGATCTCTGGCTCGGCCAACGGACAGCTGTGCATCTGGGCCATGCCGGAACAGATTCCCACCTCGCCCAAAACACTCCAGCCGAGTGCGATGCTCAACGGGCACGAGGGGCCGGCGCGTGTCGTTGCGTTCAACCCTAAATGCGCTCGTACGTACTATGGCTCACACAGAATTGTGCACAGCGGGCGCGCAGGTTGCACTCTGGCTCCCGGACCTCGAAGGAGTCGCTGAATAGCTTCTATAGCTGCCTTACCACACAGTGGACGGCGACCTGGCCAGAGTGTcgcacggtgcgcagccACGTGCTCCCACGTGGCCCGGCTAGCGCTCGGCTTTGGCATTGCGGGGATTCGGCGGGGATACACTTTCCGACCATGTCGCAGCCGCAGTCGACGACGTTCACCACGAAGGAGGGCAACGTTCCTCTTCTCCGCCTGGACCTTGACCCGAACACGCGCATCTTTGTGCTGTACCTGCTTGGCGAGCAGACGCCCGACAACCGTCTGACGCACGAGCTGATTCGCGAGGGTTTCGTGCCGGCCCTGCAGCACGTCAAGAAGCAGTGGGCCGAGTGGGTGGATAATGACGATGTCCGCGAGGGTGCAGCGCTTATCACCACTTCGTTGACGTCGAACAAGATCTTCTCGAACGGTCTGGACCTGATGAATGCCATCGCCGATCCCAAGTTCTTCGACGAGTACCTGAACGTGCTGTTCAAGGAGTACCTTACGCTCCCGATCCCCACAGTCGCCTCGGTCGGTGGCCATGCGTTCGCTGGTGGGTTTACGCTCGCGTGCGTGCACGACTACCGCGTGCAGAACGGCCAGAAGGGCTACATGTGCATGAACGAGATCGAATTTGGCGCGCCGGTTCCCAACGGTATGATGGCCGCGGTCAAGACCGTGACGCAGAACCCCACGGTTATCCGCAAGATCGTGCTCGAGGGCCACCGCTTCTCGGCGAaggacgcgcacgcgcacggcaTCGTCGACGTGATCGCCAACGGCCCCGGCTACGAGGGCTCGGAGGGCACGCTCAAGAAGTCGatcgagctcgcgacggcgctgcgctcgcgctcggcaaagaACGCCTGGCTCGTCAACCGTGAGCTGCTGTACAAGGAACAGCTCGAGACGATGAACCGCCCTGACAAGTTCAACATGCCGTCGTAGATTTCTAGAAAGATGCCCTCGACCGCGAtgccgcgaggcgcgtcaaATGCGTAATGCGATCGTTCTGCGACGCGCCATTGCACCcgacggcgctgcagcgccgctcCGAGAGCACAGGCCCATGCGCGACTCACGTGGACAGGCAACCGATCGGCTTAGCGTTGCGGGGAAGTGGGGGATCCACTATTTATCATGTCGCAGCTGCAGTCGACGACATTTCGCGCGAGCGGGGAGGGGAT from Malassezia japonica chromosome 1, complete sequence includes the following:
- a CDS encoding uncharacterized protein (EggNog:ENOG503P8V7) translates to MPRAGAGRQDSASPHSSTASLPPKRAPSLRRSQLESRLLAGSQGDVEMLLNPPPRPVHDNPFLPGDTVLWLDGRLPESGTHTRPIEDHVQAILTYLSDPEKARVCAAMQEVETPDYCAADAPTSLGKTRGASLQPQRDTSDAAYLARHLRHERNEKKLRRQEKDALVRDRKRLIAQIASMEQVDVALLVPALAAREAERGAAPRDEDELLAHLGNLRTELVSDAKATLARYDKLLPDEAQRGAPSEIRASPAPKTRASPTPLVADPPVPRVVKERTCALGAHTSTPYTTPPRRVGPTLAELAHTPRDASPTPPGSVYPPHPPKRRNSSRRKATSAFGERVPDYAAHREPFDTAMAHFLHGAETPP
- a CDS encoding uncharacterized protein (EggNog:ENOG503NWRZ; COG:A; COG:B; COG:O), whose product is MSDQRTAPTAGVPSGSLALSLGLVDSFKPAKVFHEFVQPDCQVTSVDYDDRGEMCVTASNDETIQLYNCRAGRHTKTLYSKKYGVYLARFTHRASAIIYASTKEDDTIRYHSLHDNKYLQYFRGHKRRVVSLEMSPVDDTFLSGAVDDAVRLWDLRSPAAQGHLRVQGHPVVAYDPTGAVFAVALNERNVVLLYDVRKFDHSPFLTITIDDTAALSQVSMPPRVPVITHLSFNQSGQFILAGTAGDVHYVVDSFSGKVLWRLVGHLGLEQASGGGVGMVPQAGISGQEVCWTPDGKMVISGSANGQLCIWAMPEQIPTSPKTLQPSAMLNGHEGPARVVAFNPKCAQLCTAGAQVALWLPDLEGVAE
- a CDS encoding uncharacterized protein (COG:I; EggNog:ENOG503P1MG), which encodes MSQPQSTTFTTKEGNVPLLRLDLDPNTRIFVLYLLGEQTPDNRLTHELIREGFVPALQHVKKQWAEWVDNDDVREGAALITTSLTSNKIFSNGLDLMNAIADPKFFDEYLNVLFKEYLTLPIPTVASVGGHAFAGGFTLACVHDYRVQNGQKGYMCMNEIEFGAPVPNGMMAAVKTVTQNPTVIRKIVLEGHRFSAKDAHAHGIVDVIANGPGYEGSEGTLKKSIELATALRSRSAKNAWLVNRELLYKEQLETMNRPDKFNMPS